Proteins encoded within one genomic window of Scomber japonicus isolate fScoJap1 chromosome 16, fScoJap1.pri, whole genome shotgun sequence:
- the mapkbp1 gene encoding LOW QUALITY PROTEIN: mitogen-activated protein kinase-binding protein 1 (The sequence of the model RefSeq protein was modified relative to this genomic sequence to represent the inferred CDS: deleted 1 base in 1 codon) has protein sequence MSAEGSGTIRSRIRSLLRSPSIKLRRRSGGAAARHKESLTDRVTLEKVLGITAPGNRALSCDPRTGLLAYPAGCVVVLLNPRKNKQHHIFNSSRKTITTLAFSPDGKYVVTGESGHMPAVRVWEASERLQVAELQEHKYGVACVTFSPNGKYIVSVGYQHDMMVNVWNWKKNVVIAANKVSSKVTAVSFSDDSSYFVTAGNRHVKFWYLDHGKTSKVNATVPLLGRSGLLGELRNNFFSDVACGRGRQAASTFCITSSGLLCEFNDRRLLDKWVELRVRGGGGGAGEVRPLPGSFLSCSSDNTIRLWNIDSLNLLNRNILSHDLQQVIYVDTASLVDTESVAVSSSEKTDSQQDQSRAGIRTLRVSPDGLHLASGDRMGVLRIHDLLSMEEIMNVQAHDSEILCLEFSKPDTGLQLLATASRDRLIHVLDASSEYSLVQTLDEHSSSITAVRFAANEGKVRMISCGADKSVYFRTAQQTADGLEFTRTHHAVRKTTLYDMDIEPTRKYAAVGCQDRSIRIFNISNGKQKKLYKGSQGEDGTLIKVQIDPSGLYIATSCSDKNISIFDFYSGECVATMFGHSEIVTGLKFTSDCRHLITVSGDSCIFVWRLSPELTIRMRQRLADLRPPSGTQSSQNAPQQRAGNLSREVSSPRVVTMSSDSDKEEEEEEEEELVCPYMVTAGSLEEETDPCEETLDSQSCRKEAAANRLPRRRWSQRTGSADGVLMVKSMLDLRLLDSFKPEELQEEQMEILNPKLLLMSQQGRHAPSMTGPPPCSTRRRGYAAEAGHHRTNQELGSTISLQVTTAWAEDSEARTNQRPDFISLSNQSQDREDPVLYPDQWEDRVSLAGSEFQVKEAGRHDKPSPDSGCSLGFNSRLSSPDRPAGDDLEHIEPLRSGHSSEVEMEEDEEEGGGARAAGAGGAAGEEEEVRVSQLVPQTPDQEAFLKEHFVTLAELSGSGSPSRGSHSSSESLSISSRFLSQSSAASRPVLPLSSRATGSGSGGGGAEVKTRPLVSEVRPLMEQNQNRNQDRRVSWNQGQTQPPQVQNQVQNQVQNQVQNQVQAGCSSPPPQRPTTLPSSPRRPSSVAPPSQRPSPASPRSPQQEIAVAAAAVATAAVATAAVAATTPRKSSSSSCSSSRSYMSPTASSMAKISRSVSMGDSLNEPPEDHAVTSSSSSTSSTAAAAGGGVTSSSSSSSQVKETPPPLVAVVPSSAALAAPPHAAVAPVVVASPTSSSLGNHGNQTAPPARGLQARVPGGSRPLPDKLSLASFSPSTKTSSTRPPPVSVSPLTPPPPGGGAPDCGGSQSAVSDLFSLFADEPISVENCRALTNELQSCFRRATHLYRQVSGSCSGDSAPEQHQMAVVLSEAFQAMRAELDSLPGMLGGEGGLLGGEGGLLGGAKTAALLEEYSLLLLQAVQQRVHNS, from the exons gtgtgtAGTCGTCCTGCTGAATCCTCGGAAGAACAAACAGCATCATATCTTCAACAGCTCCAG gaaGACGATCACAACGTTGGCTTTTTCTCCTGATGGGAAATATGTTGTTACAGGAGAG aGCGGCCACATGCCGGCGGTGCGGGTGTGGGAGGCGTCGGAGCGTCTGCAGGTCGCTGAGCTGCAGGAACATAAATACGGAGTCGCCTGCGTCACTTTCTCTCCTAACGGCAAATACATCGTCAGCGTCGGCTACCAGCACGACATGATGGTCAACGTCTGGAACTGGAAG aaaaACGTTGTCATAGCAGCCAACAAGGTTTCCAGTAAGGTGACCGCCGTCTCCTTCTCAGACGACAGCTCCTACTTCGTTACCGCCGGCAACCGCCACGTCAAGTTCTGGTACCTGGACCACGGCAAGACCTCCAAG GTGAACGCCACCGTCCCTCTGCTGGGGCGTTCAGGGCTGCTGGGAGAGCTCAGGAACAACTTCTTCAGTGACGTGGCGTGTGGCCGCGGCCGGCAGGCGGCGTCCACCTTCTGCATCACGTCCTCCGGGCTCCTCTGTGAGTTCAACGACCGCCGGCTGCTCGACAAGTGGGTCGAACTCAGGGTGA ggggagggggagggggggctggtGAGGTGCGGCCTCTCCCCGGCTCCTTCCTGTCCTGCTCCTCAGATAACACGATCCGCCTCTGGAACATCGACAGCCTGAACCTGCTGAACAGGAACATCCTGAGTCAT gACCTGCAGCAGGTGATCTACGTGGACACAGCGAGCCTGGTGGACACGGAGAGCGTCGCCGTCAGCAGCTCAGAGAAGACAGACAGCCAGCAGGACCAGAGCAGGGCGGGCATTAGGACCCTGAGAGTCAGTCCTGATGGGCTGCACCTGGCCTCTGGAGACCGCATGGGAGTCCTCAG gatccATGATCTTCTCAGCATGGAGGAGATCATGAACGTTCAGGCTCATGATTCAGAGATTCTCTGCCTCGAGTTCTCCAAACCAGATACAG gtctgCAGCTGCTCGCCACGGCGAGTCGGGACCGTCTGATCCACGTCCTGGACGCCAGCAGCGAGTACAGTCTGGTTCAGACTCTGGACGAACACTCGTCCTCCATCACTGCCGTCCGATTCGCTG CCAATGAGGGCAAAGTGAGGATGATCAGCTGCGGAGCCGATAAGAGCGTTTACTTCCGCACCGCTCAGCAG ACGGCCGACGGGCTGGAGTTCACCCGAACGCACCACGCGGTGAGGAAGACCACGCTGTACGACATGGACATCGAACCCACCAGGAAGTACGCTGCTGTAGGCTGTCAGGACCGCAgcatcag GATCTTTAACATCAGTAATGGGAAACAGAAGAAGTTGTATAAAGGCTCTCAGGGAGAAGACGGCACGCTCATCAAG gtgCAGATAGACCCCTCTGGTCTCTACATCGCCACTTCCTGTTCAGATAAGAACATCAGTATATTTGACTTCTACTCTGGAGAGTGTGTGGCCACCATGTTCGGACActcag agatcGTCACAGGTCTGAAGTTCACCAGTGACTGCAGACACCTGATCACCGTCTCAGGAGACAG ttgtatcTTTGTGTGGCGTCTCAGTCCTGAGTTGACCATCAGGATGAGGCAGCGACTTGCTGACCTCCGACCTCCCAGCGGCACCCAGAGCTCCCAGAATGCACCTCAGCAGCGGGCGGGAAACCTCAG cagggagGTGTCGTCTCCTCGTGTCGTCACCATGTCGTCTGACAGCgataaggaggaagaggaggaggaagaggaagaacttGTCTGTCCTTATATGGTCACAGCAGGAAgcctggaggaggagacag ATCCGTGTGAGGAGACGTTGGACTCTCAGAGCTGCAGGAAG GAAGCGGCGGCGAATCGGCTCCCTCGGCGCCGTTGGTCCCAGAGGACGGGGAGCGCTGACGGCGTCCTGATGGTGAAGTCCATGCTGGACCTGAGACTGCTGGACTCCTTCAAAccagaggagctgcaggaggagcagaTGGAG ATCTTGAACCCCAAACTGCTCCTGATGAGCCAgca GGGAAGACACGCCCCCTCGATGACGGGACCGCCCCCCTGCAGCACGAGGAGGAGGGGCTACGCTGCGGAGGCGGGACATCACAGGACCAATCAGGAGCTGGGGAGCACCATCAGCCTGCAGGTCACCACAGCATGG GCTGAGGACAGCGAGGCGaggaccaatcagaggccagacTTCATCTCACTGTCCAATCAGAGCCAAGACAGGGAGGACCCGGTGCTGTATCCTGACCAATGGGAGGACAGAGTGAGCCTGGCTGGCAG tgAGTTCCAGGTGAAGGAGGCGGGACGACACGACAAACCAAGTCCAGACAGTGGCTGCTCACTGGGATTCAACTCC AGACTGTCCAGTCCAGACAGACCTGCAGGAGacg actTGGAGCACATTGAGCCTCTCAGGAGTGGACACTCCTCTGaggtggagatggaggaggacgaagaggagggaggaggagcaagagcagcaggagcaggaggagcagcaggagaggaggaggaggtcagaGTGTCTCAACTCGTCCCTCAGACTCCAGACCAGGAAGCTTTCCTGAAGGAACATTTTGTCACACTGGCCGAGCTCTCAGGTTCAG GGAGTCCTAGCAGAGGGTCTCACAGCTCCAGTGAGAGTCTCAGCATCTCCTCCAGGTTCCTGTCCCAGAGTTCAGCTGCAAG tcGGCcggtgcttcctctctcctctcggGCCACTGGATCAGGatcaggaggagggggggcagaaGTGAAGACCCGTCCTCTGGTCTCTGAGGTCCGACCTCTGATGGAGCAGAACCAGAACCGGAACCAGGACCGGAGGGTGTCATGGAACCAGGGCCAAACCCAGCCTCCTCAGGTCCAGAACCAGGTCCAGAACCAGGTCCAGAACCAGGTCCAGAACCAGGTCCAGGCCGG CTGCTCCTCCCCCCCCCCGCAGCGTCCCaccaccctcccctcctcccccagaCGCCCCTCCTCCGTAGCTCCTCCCTCTCAGAGACCTAGCCCCGCCTCCCCTCGCTCCCCCCAGCAGGAAATAGCTGTTGCCGCGGCAGCCGTCGCCACAGCAGCCGTCGCCACGGCAGCCGTCGCCGCGACGACGCCCAGgaagtcctcctcctcttcgtgcTCATCGTCTCGTTCCTACATGAGCCCGACGGCCAGCTCCATGGCCAAGATCTCCCGCTCCGTCTCCATGGGCGACAGCCTCAACGAGCCCCCCGAGGACCacgcagtgacatcatcatcttcatcaactTCCTCAACAGCGGCAGCAGCAGGCGGGGGGgtgacctcctcctcctcctcctcctctcaggtCAAAGAGACTCCACCTCCTCTTGTTGCTGTGGTGCCCTCCAGCGCGGCTCTGGCTGCGCCTCCTCACGCTGCTGTCGCCCCCGTTGTCGTTGCCTCCCCCACCTCCTCATCTTtgggtaaccatggtaaccagacgGCGCCTCCCGCCCGTGGTCTCCAGGCGCGAGTCCCCGGCGGCAGCAGACCGCTGCCAGACAAACTCTCCCTcgcctccttctctccctccaccaAGACCTCCTCCACTCGGCCTCCTCCCGTCTCCGTCTCCCCcctgacacccccccccccaggagGAGGAGCCCCAGACTGCGGCGG GAGCCAATCAGCTGTCAGTgacctcttctctctctttgcagACGAGCCAATCAGTGTGGAGAACTGCAGAGCTCTGACCAATGAGCTGCAGAGCTGCTTTAGGAGAGCGACGCACCTGTACCGCCAG GTGAGCGGCTCCTGTTCAGGTGACTCCGCCCCCGAACAGCATCAGATGGCCGTCGTCCTATCAGAAGCCTTCCAGGCCATGAGGGCGGAGCTAGACTCGCTGCCGGGCATGctgggaggagagggggggctgctgggaggagagggggggctGCTGGGGGGGGCCAAGACGGCGGCGCTCCTGGAGGAGTAttcactgctcctcctgcagGCGGTGCAGCAGAGAGTCCACAACAGCtag